The following nucleotide sequence is from Zea mays cultivar B73 chromosome 1, Zm-B73-REFERENCE-NAM-5.0, whole genome shotgun sequence.
gcggtcgttgagcttttgttgtcttttgttctcctgcgacccatatccgccgaagatgacgttgacctccctgtcaacgcgtgggaaagctcctcctcctccctcctcctgctgatggggttgtcgtggttcatctggtcctcccctcggcggaggaggaggtagaggttggaagggtcggctgtgcccgacggagtgcttgaagtcccggcagttacgaagagtgtggcgcatgtccttgtggtacgggcactgggcgtcgaggatgtcgtccagcgtgcgctcgcctccgcgaggtcttcctcgggcgcgagaggcaggtggtccggcggcgtgtacttcttcgcgaggcctcttctcccatcgtttgtcgggttgctggttcgcgtcgtgtcgtggtgctgccggtgcgggctttgctcctccgatgaggtcctgggctcgctcgtcggcggtgatgtagaggtcggcttcccgaaacagctcctcggaggtagtcggcgccttctgtagtatggctcggacgaaagccgagtcattggatcctctgtagaagtcctcgatcacgaccgcctccgtgacctcggggatacgatttctcatggtctggaaccttttgaggtacgaccggagagtttcgtcccctcggcgcttgatggatttgaggtcccatggttgcgccgttttgtcggagagggactggaaattggcggtgaagcgtcgactgaagtcgccccagtcgtcgatgcagtgtcggggtagatgtcgcagccattgcagcgcgtcttgcccaaggacaatgggtaagtacgcggtcatcacgtcttcggacgccccggcagctcgagcagcggtggtgtagacggctagccaaccccctggatcctgcttaggttcatatttgtcgacattggataccttgaagttgggaggccattggatggccctaaggcgcggagtaagagcagacactccgcatgtgtcctcctgtcgtcggggatgatgtctgtcctggggaggggagtagttgttgtggttcctcgaccgtcctcgggtggtaccgccagttgaggccgttgccgactcagttctggtggcctagctccgagctgggatgccatgatccctgtcgtactcctctcggcggcggatctcgttctcatgccgccgttcacacgaagcattgatggagcttcacgcgtctcggcgactattgatggcgtgtcgtagatcgttcgacgggtgagcaagcggtagaagatggttggccgcctgggtgaacagtcgttggtagccctcggcgtcgggagtccgagggagtccatcagctatccgagctagtactcctctgacttcgctcggcgtgttcatggctcgggtgaagtcggggttcaggttgcgcccgaagaatggattctcccggcgttgccttgcatcttggtcggcttgttcctgagcccgtcggcgatcacgtcgtcgggagttccttcgttccctgaagacgcgttcttccggagtttctcctatctccgagacctcgtctcgcgagacaggttgttccggatcccgttctccggccgcgtgatgtcgtcgaacgttcctgcgctggttcctccgtcggcgggattctcgttgaggcggttcttctccgggtgcggtcggctcgtcggagacggtgggcgactccgctctcccgatgaagaggacgtcgggatagaatggtgctgctgtcatggcgaccttctttctgttctcctttgagggcggaggaacggaaagaacaacttgcttccccttggtttccttcttcctcgcgatctgtgtccattctcttgtcggggaagtagacagtggagttctccgggtcagcgggccctcggccctcgACTTTCCGGAgatgatctttttccggagagctggaggttgcgcttctccggcattttcggagtttgttggaggagacttcttttccggcggatccgcaatgcggtgtagagttcccttctcatctgctacggatgagatcgttccgaagcagaatacggatctaggacgaagggtgatcttgctgtagaaggtgacggccattgagctagcttggatcgtcgacacacaccccctacctggcgcgccagctgtcggtgttttgggtccgaccgcacacccggggttgcccctcaaggtgtttttaggagtaggacggtgtcgacgactgtagcaaaatggttcgtgccagatgcacgagggacagtggacaatgtttacaggttcgggccgcttagagacgtgtaacaccctacgtcctgatgagtatgcttggtgaacgaggttacaagagagctctctgaattgagaatgcagagagttggtgtgggtggctaagtaataggtcgatcgttctaaaggggtgccccctaggccttatatactcgactgtggggcaatacacgtggatatgataacaatgtgtagctaaaagatagtgaactgttttagtttatctccctgtagctctgtcgacttatcctcgcatggctccgttgcatgggggctccatcgCGAGAAAGtcagatctctgttgtggtcgctcgctcgacgttgtgggccgtccgggtttgcaccaatctggcCTTGTGTCAAACTGCTTCGctgattgttcctccccaggcccacgaaagaatgaccttatgatttattgggcccctgggcctttcgtgaggtcttttactcttttagtggacccgggggatatctatcccccacaggtcgggcgaggtggagtccgtcgtccgaggacgaggctgagtctgagccctggggtcgggcgaagcggagtccgttgtccgaggtcgaggctgagtccgagccctggggtcgggcgaggcggagtccgtcgtctggcgtcgaggttgagcccaagctctagggtcgggcgaggcggagcttcctatggcgcccgaggctggacttagctgctgtcagccttactctgtcgagtggcacaacagtcggagcagggcaggcggcgctgttttcctgtcaggtcggtcagtggagcggcaaagtgactgcggtcacttcggccctgtcgactgaggagcacgcgtcaggataaggtgtcagtcgatccttgctgcgatacggtcggttggcgtggcgatttggccaaggttgcttctccccgaagcctgggcctcgggcgagctgaaggtacgtccgttgcttgaggggaccctcgggcgagacgtgaatcctcctgggtcggctgcctttgcccgaggctgggctcgggcgaggcgagatcgtgtcccttgagtggacggagccttgacctaaatcgcgcccatcaggcctttgcagctttgtgctgatgggggttaccagctgagattaggagtcttgggggtacccctaattatggtccccgacacttgcctagtccacgttgtggcgtcccaatgaatgagagttgcactcaactcctttcaagtgatccaatgatcaacttgaataccacggtgttcttctttctttactctttcccgtttgcgaggaacctccacaacttggagcctctcgcccttacaatgagatgatcacaaagaagcacagatgtaagagtgggaagagcaacacacacaagcctcaaagcacgagtacaaacacgcacacaagtcacaacttgagctctaagatcacacacgtaGTTcttaactcaagaggagctcaaattgctatcacaacaaatcaaatgcgctagagagatgtcttggtgctaagagatgatcaaagaatgattggtgtgctccttcatgcgcctaggggtcccttttatagccccatggcagctaggagccgttgagagcaatccaggaaggcaattcttgtcttctgtcgattggtgcaccggacagtccggtgcaccaccggacactgttcggtgcagatttctttcctattctaagCCGACCATTGATgatttggagccattggcgcactggacactgtccggtgcacaccggacagtccggtgcccccttctgaccgttggcttggccacgcgtcacgcacagattgcgcagccgaccgttggctcaccggacagtccagtgcaccaccggacagtccggtgatttatagacgtacgccgtcgtcgagatccaagagcaggcagttcaccagacgccagcctggcgcaccggacactgtccggtgcaccaccggacaatccggtgcacccagactgagcagagtcttggctgctcgagccaagtcttttccatttgtcttttctctgattgtagcacatagacaaatatgttagtacacaaaaaccaatgtactaagtctagaatcatacctttgtattgatttgcactttgtccaccatttggcatagtttaacacataaccatttgtgttggacacttaatcaccaaaatacttagaaatggcccaagggcacatttccctttcgatctccccctttttggtgatttatgccaacacaacaaaaagcaacatatagaagtgcaacatcaatgcaaatgagaacaagaatttgttttgattcaaatttgccatatttggatcattctttgccaccacttgatttgtttttgcaaatcaaactcaatttcctatctctaagtcaaattcacttgttgaggcatagagaaaggtattccaagagaaattgatcaaggattcaaaaactcccccttttcccataaacaaacattctccccacaagagaccaattttttgacaataagagaccataagagtattttgacaaaacaaaagctctaactctactattttcaaaattctcaagtggtagctgatccatttcttgctttggccttaatttctccccctttggcatcaagcaccaaaacgagatcatttttggccctttaacctcattgcctcaccaaaattgccaatttaagagcaaaaggcaataagagcatggagatgaacttggagtaagttaccctctcatcggagtgcagtggaagtctttcatggtccaagtccacctttccctttcaatacacctttgagactaatttaagaaaactcaagcacatgattagtctcaaagagtcaagttgtagcaaatctccccctaaatacgtgcatcactcacacatggacttttgaggtccggggatgtcttgcacaacttgaacaccataaataaacaacaatatgcctaaaggaacatgatcaaaggcataaaacacatgtatgctataaatcaatctaagttccgtgaatctaagacatttagctcactacgcatcctgcaaaaggttgactcatctagaggcttggtaaagatatcggctagctggttctcggtgctaacataaaacacttcgatatctcccttttgctggtggtctctcaaaaagtgatgccggatgtctatgtgctttgtgcggctgtgttcaacaggattatccgccatgcggatagcactctcattatcacataggagtgggactttgctcagattgtagccaaagtcccggagggtttgcctcatccaaagtagttgcgcgcaacactgtcctgcggcaacatactcggcctcagcggtggatagggcaacggaagtttgtttcttagaactccaagacaccaggtaccttcctaagaattggcatgtccctgatgtactcttcctatcaaccttacatccagcataatcggagtctgaatatccaattaagtcaaaggtagacccctttggataccagatcccgaagcaaggcgtagcgactaaatatctaagaattctctTCACGgctactaagtgacactcccttggatcggattgaaatctagcacacatgcatacactaagcataatatccggtctactagcccaTAAGTAcaacaaggaacctatcatagaccggtatgctttttgatcaacagacttacctcctttgttgaggtcgacgtgtccgtcagttcccattggagtctttgcgggcttggcgtccttcatcccaaaccgcttgatcaagtcttgtgtgtacttcgtttgggagatgaaagtgccgtccttgagttgcttcacttggaacccaaggaagtagttcaactcgcccatcatcgacatttcaaacttttgagtcatcaccctgctaaactcttcacaagacttttggttagtagaaccaaatattatgtcatcgacataaatttggcacacaaataagtcaccatcacaagtcttagtgaataaagttggattggctttcccaaccttgaaagcattagcaattaaaaagtctctaaggcattcataccatgctcttggggcttggtgAGTCTTTGTACGTCATCACCAGGTTGTGAACATAGTTCGAGTACCTTTGAATTTGCAAGTTACTATGTGTGCTTCCTCAAGTCCTCATTCATCTATTTGGCTACTTTTGTAACCAATATTTCAGGAATTAGTTACTAGGTGTTTCTTATTTTATAGATCCATACAAAGAAAAGAAATCAGTTGTTGCATAAGAGGTTGAATTCTATCATCTTCATTTCCTACATCCGAAAGATGAAAGATAGGTTCCAAAAACTACGCCACAAGAAAGGGGAAAATTTTGATCCATTGGTTCATGAGGACTTCAACTGGGACATTGAGTTGGCTGATTCTTTGCATGTAGGCTCTAAAGGTGGGCGTAGGTGTGAGTGTGACCTTACATGGGACCTTGTGGATAATGCCATTGGAGCATCAGAAGCACTTCGTGGCCGAAACCTACTAAGAAGAGCTCATAATGTTTAGTCAAAAAGAAATTATGTTGTTGCACAAAATATGCAAGAGGCCAAAGGGGAAGATAAAGAAAATGGTACATATGATGATGCAGAAATCACATATTGTGAATATTAACTTGATGGTGGCAATGATGGTGGAAAGGGGAGGCACCCAATATCCCAGGAGAGTTTGATGATGATTTTTGAGAGGTGGGATATTAACTATTGCTAGATTTCATTAGCATATTTGCAGCATTAGTAGCAACAACTAGTTACTATTAACTATGCCATTATAAACTGTCTATGTGGCTATTTCAGATTTGATATTGTGTTGTTTTATATTTTGTGACTTGCTATTGTTCCTTTAGAAACTACTTTGGATTCACTATTGTGATGATTTATAGCTTATGAGTTATTGGTTGCCTGGTTGTATATGTTGGCTaataaggcgtcgcctaggcgtccagacGTTGGTTGTGCGCCTAGTGTTGAGAACCGAAAGTGGCACGCGGACAGTCCGCGGTCTGAACGGTTCGCCGTagtggcgcggaccgtccacgtgTAAGTAGAATCAGTTAGGATTCTGTATTGCCGTCCTTAGAACCATGGTGAGGAGGAGAAGACGATAAGGCCTAAATATCGCAGTGAGAAGCTGGCAATTGCTTTTGTGCTTCTAAATCCTGCTCCAGGAGCTACACTGCCTATTGCGAAGAATCTCCGCGTGTGGCAAGATGCCACTCGATGGCAAAGCTTGTCTCAATGGCTTTCAGTAGGCGAATTGTATTCAGGGATCCAAATCGCTTCCATGAAGAAGGGATCTGCTCTTGTGGTGACTAAAATCCTTGTAACTCAATATCTTGTACTGCAATGCCTTCCACTCAGGTTTTGCGAACATGCATATCCATGGAAAACCTACTGACGACTAATTATTCTCTTTATGAGTATTATTGGTCCTGGTCTGATACTAGGTTACGTACGTGACCTTGAATATGCTGTTGAATATCCAATCATGGCTAGAGCTCATTTAGCTCCCGAATTTTCTGAGTTGAGTGCATATCGATCAGGATTACTCATTGAGTTCTGCCTTGactactacaactattatttgtcACCTATTACAGTTGGTACAACATTACTGCATAACTTTTTCTTGCTTGAAGAAAAAGATCACAGTAAAACTGATTTTTTTAATACTCCCTCCCTCTATCCTAAAAAGTAGTTCTTTTTGCTTATTTTTTCTGTCCACATTGATTCAAATGATAATGAATATATACATACATGTAAACTATATTTATATGTTACTCGATGAATGTATAATCAATCTAAAACGCAATATATTTTAGGAGGGATGGAGTAGAAAAGAGACGATGTTTTTATTTGAATTTCATATGTATATGGTTTCACCCAAAACTTGCCTTGAATCTTCCCCGGAATCAGCTCTTCATTCATTAAAGGCATCGCCTCTAGGATTCTGGCACGTAACTATCTGAGGAATCAGTTACGAAGTCTAAAGGAGTCCTTTTCTCTGTTCAGTTGCATGtctgatgagagccataatggcCCATTCAGGGTTCAGGCCACACGTTACACTAGCAGCGCGTAGTGCACTGTACCACACTGGTCCCGTAATAACAGTCATCACTGTTTTTTAGTTCACAAATCGATCGAGAAACCCACATTTATTTAGCTACAACCGCACGATTGAATGCTGCACAGCTGGAGCATCTGAACAGAGTTAATAAGTCACAGCCAGCCCTGGAGCGCATTACTACTGAaaaagagaagagaagaaaaaaaaacatCCACATTGGATACACATACACATTGCGCGCGGTTTGTTGACGAGTGTTGGAGAAGTTGAAATTGTATGTTGTTGTCCCGTGTTCATGGGACTTGGTTGACCAACCCTGGCTTTCAATTAtcctcttgaaaacacattacgcCACCTGCTATGCTACCAGACTTGATTTCCTGGTCGATCATGTGACAAGGACATGAAGTAGAAGCTATATGGATAAAGGTAGAGACTGCCTGGAGCCAGCCAGCCAAGACGAGAGGCAGGGGAAGTTTCTTGTGTTGCCCTTTGAATTGATCAACCATAGAGTAAAAGAACGCGCTCTTTTGCAGCTGGAATCCATGAGAGCACCTTTTTTTTTTATTATATATCTCCCCACTTTGACCAATCCAGCAATCCTTATCGAACGCATTATTCCACTCATCATTTGGTGTAGTACTAAACTAGATTCTTTTCAATTTATTATTATCGTCTTGCGTTTCCTTGCTCCTCTCCTCTGTTTCCCTTAGCTCCAGTTCTTGAATAGGTCGGCCATGTGTTGTCgccaagcataacttttcaacaaTGGTTGCTATCTAGATCGATCGCGAGACCGGCATGCTGTAATTAATGTACGTGCACCAGCTCTTATGAAGACTCGAAAGGCTGCACGATTATCCCGGCATTTATATCATTTTTTTGTAACCTATAAAAAGGCAAAACAATGTTGACATCCTTACGTTGTTTTTCTTTGCTTCCTCCCACTTTAGCAGTGGTCCTAGCTATAGTTCTGTCTAGGCATGCATGGTCCCTCGTCTAAACGTACTACAGCTACAAACTCAACTGTTTGTACCGACGAGATGCTATGAGAAGCCAAGTATTTTGCAGATCGTACTGCTAGAGAGCATTGTTTAGCTATGACTTGGAAGTACTACAGCATTGGAAAACCAGTACAAGAAACAAATAAAAGGAATGCATTGATAAGTCTCTCTCTCACCAAACTTTCAGTTGAGCTGTGCAGtgcaattttttttcttttctttttcttttggggaATATCAATATGCTTAGCATTCCGTGATGAAAAATCTATGAATCCATTATTAATCTTTTGCTGAGAAATAAAAGTTACAGTATATACCATGTGTATGCATTTACCCTTTCGATTTTGACACCACAAGCTAGGCAAGGGAAGCAATCGCGAGTTACCACGGTTCACGGATCAGTATACAGGCGGCGGAGGAGCATGcataggtggaggtggaggtggcgaaGACGGTGGCGCGATGCACCCGTGGGCGTCGCAGCGCACCCTCGGCTGGTGCAGGAACGAGATGCACTCCTCGCCCGGGCGCTGGTCGGGGCGCCCGGCGATGCAGTTCTGGCGGTCGTCGACGCGCGGCACCTCGAGGCACCGGTGCGGCTCGCCGCAGAAGAAGTTGTACGAGTAGGTGAAGTTCTTGAGGTGCGGCAGGCCGCAGACGCTCTCCGGTATCTCGCCGGCGAGGCGGTTGTGCGCGACGTCGAGCTGCTCCAGCGCCCGCATGTTGCCGATCGTGTCCGGCAGGGTGCCGGCGATGCTGTTGAAGCTGAGGTCCAGCACGGTGAGCTTGTCCAGCTTGCCGATCTCGGGCGGGATGCAGGAGGAGATGCCGCTGTTGAGCAGGATCAGCTCGTTGAGCGTGGCGGCCATGTCGCCGATGCTGCTCGGCAGGCAGCCGCTGACCCGCTGCAGGTTGGCCAGCACGATCACCGACGCCGTCGAGTTGGTGAAGCTGTCGGGCAGCGTGAACTCGAAGTGGTTGTTGTTGATGAAGAGCGCGTCGACCTTCTTGTCGAAGATGGCCGCCGGCACCTCGCCGCAGAAGTTGTTGAACCTGATGTCCACGTACTGGACGTTGGGGAGGCAGAGGAGCTGCGGCGGGAAGGGCCCGGAGAGCTGGTTGTTGCTGACGTCGATCTCGTGGAGGAGGTGGAGGGAGCGGAGCGAGTCGGGGAGGGAGCCGCTGAAGCGGTTGGAGTTGAGGTGGAAGACGGCGAGGTCGGACAGGAGGCCCAGCTCCTCGGGGAGCGTCCCGGCGAGGTCGCCGTGGTTGAGGTCCACGGAGGCCACCGTGCGCTGGCAGGGGTCGTCGGGCGCCGGCGCGCAGAACACGCCGAAGTAGCTGCACACGTCGGGCCCGCACCAGTTCTTGGTcagcttcttggggtcgtccgtgATGGCGCGCTTCAGCGCCTGCAGCGCCACGTACGCCTTCTCCAGCCGGGAGTTGTTCGCGGCCGGGGACGGCGGAGGCATGCCCGGCGCTGGCTGCGCCGAGGCCAGCAGCGGACAGGCGGCCGCGAGCACCAggaacgccgccgccgccaccgccgccgccctcgAGCTCATCCTCGTCATGCAACGGTATAAGGCGGGCACTGGAATGTTTGGTGTCTTGCTTGCTTGCTGCTGTGTCTAGTGTGTGCTTGCTTCGTGTCCAGTGTGTGCTGTTGCCGTGTGTTCAATttggtgtgtgtgtatatataggcGCTTCATCTCTGGGGCTTCTCAGACTTGTTTTTTTCTTAAGGTTCTGCGCGTGCACCACTTGCTCATGGCCTCTAGCTTTGTTTATACTGTTCTTATTGTGCTTGGATTGGATCATTGGCACGGTTGACCACTTCGTTTGCGACAATTTCTGTTCATGTTTTTTTTTATTTGGGTGGGATATCGTGGTAAAAGTTGAGCAGGCAGCAGCAGTGATTAGATTTTTCCTACCTAATTGACCTGCCTGCCTGTTGGTGAATTCGTGACCCTTTCGCTTTCTTGCTGCCGCGTCGAAATTTTGGGCCCCTCTTTGTGGCGGTTGTCAtggtaaaaaaaaaaaaaaccctGGACCACCAGGGTTCGTTGTTACTTGTCAGTGACAGACATTGCTGTCTCGCGCTACTTTGGTTCAGGATTTGTACCAATATATAGGAGCACAGAAAATGATTTCCCATTCATTGTCGATTGATGAACAGACAGCTGATGGGTTCTCCCAGTTCCTGTGCTCAAACAGTGGAGCTTGTTCATGTAGCCGCTAATAATCTCATCCTTCCATAAGATGATCTTCAGACCTCACCCACTGGCCACTCATAAGATGCCGCTGCTACTGCCATGCCAGCACCTTTTTTTTTCACTGATGATCTTGATTGGGTACGTTCTTCTTTCTCCGATTTCCAAATCATGCACACTAAAAGAGGGATTGCATAGTGCTCGATCAAATGATGATTGCATGAGAAAGCCAAGCATCGGTTCCATTGAAAAACCGTATGAGTACAGGTACTTCCTTTCATTACAAATTCACAACACGAAagcaaaagagagagagagagagacgcttTGAGTCTACCTATTATTCCCCGTGTTTGTTGGCCGCTTGTGCTACTCCTTTCGCTTTGTTTGTATGAGTAGTTTATATAACTAACCTTCTTTAGCCTAGCCTCTATGCACAGGCCTCTAATCAAACAGAAACAACCAAAACCATGTCGCCTGCGCTGCACGAATTCTTGGCTGCTTCAAGGATGCTTCCTGTTCGGAACAGTGGCCTTTTTTTCCTCTCTGCGTTCACTATTCAGTGTCGCGGTGACGCGGTCGGTCTCAGTGGTCATCGATTTCAGCTACGTACTACTGCTATAGTCTACTTTTTGTGAGGATTTAGCCATTTAGGCGAACAGCCTGGTTTATTCTTTGAGCAAAACAACTAAGCCTATTTCCTAGGCCTTTTTGCTCTACTACATAAAGGTTTTTTGTAAGAAAAAAATTCTCTAGATGTTAGGGCTAGCCATtctcttttttttttaaaaaaaacttcgTTCAGTTTTTTGGTTTTAAAAAACCTCGGTTTTCTATATATTAGAAACCGatcggttttctagaaaatgaaaaaccaAGAAGTTCGGTTTTGGTTTTTTATTTCGGTTTTTAGGTAAAAACCGAATACTAAACTTATActcaagacaacatatacaacaagtttatatgatagattacacataattttaaaaaataaaaattatatagatacaaatatttagatatacatcatacatcacatataaaataagtaaataacagtttaattgcttcacacatttagttcacataatcaaatagtcaaattttagaattgataaagtttggtaATTCGTTTTTTTGTATTTCGGTTCGGTAAACGGTGAAAACCAATTACGATACCGAAAACCAAACTTTTGAGATACAAAAACCGAAATCGAACTGAACTACCGAAAACAACGATTTTTTTTGGTATTTTCGGGTTGGTTCGGTGCGTTTTAGGTTTATGGTAAAAAAAAAGTGCCCACCCCTACTAGCTGTGTCACACATAACTCCTACCTTCTGTTCTATCTATCTATGGATTTTTTTCGCAAAATAATTGCATTTGTTCAGTTCGATCACCGTGTTTTGATGATAACTAGTAATGATTAATATGTGGTGCATATACCGTAAAAATCTAGTCTAAATAACCCATTTTGCAAATTTTTG
It contains:
- the LOC100285871 gene encoding systemin receptor SR160 precursor, yielding MTRMSSRAAAVAAAAFLVLAAACPLLASAQPAPGMPPPSPAANNSRLEKAYVALQALKRAITDDPKKLTKNWCGPDVCSYFGVFCAPAPDDPCQRTVASVDLNHGDLAGTLPEELGLLSDLAVFHLNSNRFSGSLPDSLRSLHLLHEIDVSNNQLSGPFPPQLLCLPNVQYVDIRFNNFCGEVPAAIFDKKVDALFINNNHFEFTLPDSFTNSTASVIVLANLQRVSGCLPSSIGDMAATLNELILLNSGISSCIPPEIGKLDKLTVLDLSFNSIAGTLPDTIGNMRALEQLDVAHNRLAGEIPESVCGLPHLKNFTYSYNFFCGEPHRCLEVPRVDDRQNCIAGRPDQRPGEECISFLHQPRVRCDAHGCIAPPSSPPPPPPMHAPPPPVY